A window from Citrus sinensis cultivar Valencia sweet orange chromosome 5, DVS_A1.0, whole genome shotgun sequence encodes these proteins:
- the LOC107176171 gene encoding cytochrome P450 CYP82D47-like: MGILVSSQTSAVVAILITLLIILYTSFLFSRNLLRKCIGKKKRGAPEAGGAWPVIGHLHLLRGPKPPYRVFDKMADKYGPIFIIRMGKNPALIVSNWEIAKECLTTHDKVFANRPKTLAMEILGYNFSMFGFSPYGSYWRETRKIATLGLLSNHRLEKLKHVREYEVKTCLKELYELWHKNKSTNKILLVEMKKWFGDTLRNVVLRMVVGKGCNSVDSEEWKELLTRFFEMSGKFVASDALPFMRWLDIGGDERSMKKIAKELDVIAQGWLEEHKRKRDSQEIKKEEDFMYVMLSILGDTEQYLGRDVDTINKAICLALILGAADTTTVTLTLVMSLLLNHRDILNKAQNELDIQVGAKRQVNESDIKNLVYLQAILKEAMRLYPAGPLLVPHESIEECTVNGYHVPAGTQLFINAWKIQRDPSVWEEPSKFQPERFLTRHKDIDVKGQNFELLPFSSGRRMCPGVSFALQVMQFTLASLLQGFNFATPSNEPVDMGEGLGLTMEKSQPFEVLVTPRLSAAFYS, translated from the exons ATGGGCATTCTTGTTTCATCTCAAACAAGTGCTGTAGTTGCAATTTTAATCACCCTTTTAATCATTCTATACACGTCGTTTctattttcaagaaatttgCTTAGAAAATGCATAGGCAAGAAGAAAAGGGGAGCACCAGAAGCAGGTGGAGCTTGGCCAGTGATTGGCCATCTACACCTCTTACGAGGGCCAAAACCTCCTTACAGGGTGTTCGACAAAATGGCTGACAAGTATGGACCAATCTTTATTATCAGGATGGGCAAAAATCCAGCTTTAATCGTGAGTAATTGGGAGATTGCTAAAGAGTGTCTCACAACACATGACAAAGTCTTTGCCAACCGTCCGAAAACTCTAGCCATGGAGATTTTAGGCTACAATTTTTCCATGTTTGGCTTCAGCCCATATGGCTCCTACTGGCGCGAGACACGCAAGATAGCCACACTTGGGCTTCTCTCAAACCATCGGCTTGAGAAGCTCAAGCACGTACGAGAATACGAGGTGAAGACATGTTTGAAGGAGTTATATGAGTTATGGCACAAGAACAAAAGCACTAATAAGATATTGCTAGTAGAGATGAAGAAATGGTTTGGGGACACCCTCCGTAATGTGGTTTTAAGAATGGTTGTTGGAAAGGGGTGCAATTCAGTGGATAGTGAAGAATGGAAAGAACTACTGACGAGATTTTTTGAAATGAGTGGTAAGTTTGTGGCGTCAGATGCTCTACCGTTTATGAGATGGTTGGATATAGGGGGTGATGAGAGGTCAATGAAGAAGATTGCCAAAGAATTAGACGTTATTGCTCAAGGATGGTTAGAAGAGCACAAGAGGAAGAGAGACTCTCAggagattaaaaaagaagaagattttaTGTATGTCATGCTTTCAATCCTAGGTGATACAGAGCAATATTTGGGTCGTGATGTTGATACAATCAATAAAGCTATTTGTCTG GCTCTTATCTTGGGAGCAGCAGACACCACAACAGTAACACTGACATTGGTTATGTCTTTGCTTCTCAATCATCGTGATATTCTAAACAAGGCTCAAAATGAACTAGATATTCAGGTGGGCGCAAAAAGACAAGTGAATGAAtcagatataaaaaatttagtttactTGCAAGCCATTCTCAAAGAAGCAATGCGTTTGTATCCGGCTGGGCCACTTTTAGTTCCTCATGAGTCTATAGAAGAATGCACAGTTAATGGTTACCATGTCCCTGCCGGCACACAACTTTTTATCAATGCTTGGAAAATTCAACGTGATCCAAGTGTTTGGGAAGAGCCATCTAAGTTTCAGCCAGAAAGATTTTTGACGAGGCATAAGGATATTGATGTTAAGggacaaaattttgaattgctACCTTTTAGTAGTGGTAGAAGAATGTGTCCTGGAGTGTCATTTGCCCTCCAAGTTATGCAATTTACACTTGCTTCTCTACTTCAGGGATTTAATTTTGCAACCCCATCTAATGAACCAGTGGACATGGGTGAAGGATTAGGGTTGACCATGGAGAAATCTCAACCATTTGAAGTACTTGTTACTCCACGTCTTTCTGCTGCCTTCTACAgctaa